Proteins from one Fundidesulfovibrio magnetotacticus genomic window:
- a CDS encoding SLC13 family permease, whose product MELPMFWVAVGIFFTAYAVIVSEKVHKTKVAMAGAALTLLTKVLTQHDALHDIDLGVDWNVIFLLISMMVMVNIMTKTGVFQYVAIKSAKVAKGDPFRVMVIFSIVTAVASALLDNVTTVLLLAPVTLLIARELEVDPVP is encoded by the coding sequence ATGGAGCTCCCTATGTTCTGGGTGGCAGTCGGCATTTTCTTCACCGCCTACGCGGTGATCGTTTCGGAGAAGGTCCACAAGACCAAGGTGGCCATGGCCGGGGCGGCGCTCACGCTGCTCACCAAGGTGCTCACGCAGCACGACGCGCTGCACGACATCGACCTGGGCGTGGACTGGAACGTCATCTTCCTGCTCATTTCCATGATGGTCATGGTGAACATCATGACCAAGACCGGGGTGTTCCAGTACGTGGCCATCAAGAGCGCCAAAGTCGCCAAGGGCGACCCCTTCCGCGTCATGGTCATCTTCTCCATCGTCACGGCCGTGGCCTCGGCGCTGCTGGACAACGTGACCACCGTGCTGCTGCTGGCCCCGGTGACGCTGCTCATCGCCCGCGAGCTGGAGGTGGACCCCGTGCCCT